One genomic window of Ruminococcus gauvreauii includes the following:
- a CDS encoding PLP-dependent aminotransferase family protein: MKAYNQMSREELLTLKQELERKYEDVKGKGLKLDMSRGKPAKAQLDISNGMMDVLTSDSDMVCEAGVDCRNYGVLEGIPEARKLLADMSEVPEKNILIYGNSSLSIMFDTVARSMTKGVMGCTPWAKLDKVKFLCPVPGYDRHFAVTEYFGIEMVNVPMLPTGPDMDIVEKLVAEDESVKGIWCVPKYQNPMGISFSDETVKRFANLKPAAKDFRIFWDNAYSIHHLYDEPENQDVILELLTECEKAGNPDMVYKFISTSKVSFPGSGIAALAASEANLEEAKNYMFYQTIGHDKLNQLRHVRFFKDIDGMRQHMKKHAAIMRPKFEAVIEVLERELSGLQIGSWIRPKGGYFISFDALEGCAKAIVAKAKEAGLVMTGAGATYPYRNDPKDSNIRIAPSFPTPEELSVAADIFVLSVKLVSIDKILSEK, encoded by the coding sequence ATGAAAGCATATAACCAGATGAGCAGGGAGGAACTGCTCACATTAAAACAGGAACTGGAACGAAAATATGAGGACGTGAAGGGAAAAGGCCTGAAGCTGGACATGTCCAGAGGAAAACCGGCGAAGGCACAGCTTGATATCAGCAACGGCATGATGGACGTTCTGACGAGCGATTCTGATATGGTCTGCGAAGCAGGCGTTGACTGCCGTAATTACGGCGTACTGGAAGGGATTCCGGAGGCAAGGAAACTGCTGGCGGATATGTCTGAAGTGCCGGAAAAAAACATTCTGATTTACGGTAACTCCAGCCTCAGTATCATGTTTGATACGGTTGCCCGTTCCATGACAAAAGGTGTGATGGGATGCACGCCGTGGGCAAAACTGGATAAGGTTAAATTCCTGTGTCCGGTACCGGGATATGACAGACATTTCGCAGTGACAGAATACTTCGGAATTGAAATGGTAAATGTTCCGATGCTGCCGACCGGACCGGATATGGATATTGTGGAAAAGCTGGTAGCCGAGGACGAATCCGTCAAAGGTATCTGGTGTGTACCGAAATACCAGAACCCGATGGGGATCTCCTTCTCCGATGAGACTGTGAAGAGATTTGCGAATCTGAAACCGGCAGCAAAAGACTTCAGAATTTTCTGGGATAATGCATACTCCATCCATCATCTGTATGATGAGCCGGAAAATCAGGATGTGATCCTGGAACTTCTGACAGAATGTGAAAAGGCCGGAAATCCGGATATGGTATACAAATTCATTTCCACATCAAAAGTAAGTTTTCCGGGTTCCGGTATCGCGGCACTCGCTGCATCCGAGGCGAATCTGGAGGAGGCAAAAAATTACATGTTCTATCAGACGATCGGACATGATAAATTAAATCAGCTGCGTCACGTCAGATTCTTCAAAGATATTGACGGAATGCGTCAGCATATGAAGAAACATGCAGCGATCATGCGTCCGAAGTTTGAGGCGGTGATCGAGGTCCTGGAGCGTGAGCTTTCCGGGCTTCAGATCGGTTCATGGATCAGGCCGAAAGGCGGATACTTTATCTCATTCGATGCGCTGGAAGGATGTGCAAAGGCGATCGTGGCAAAAGCAAAAGAGGCCGGTCTCGTGATGACAGGCGCAGGCGCTACCTATCCATACCGCAATGATCCGAAAGACAGCAACATCCGGATCGCACCGTCTTTCCCGACTCCGGAGGAACTTTCTGTTGCTGCAGATATCTTTGTACTGAGTGTAAAACTTGTGAGCATTGATAAAATCCTGAGTGAAAAATAG
- a CDS encoding class I SAM-dependent methyltransferase encodes MWIADGWKDYEVLDTSDGEKLERWGKYILVRPDPQVIWDTPKNNPGWKKKNGHYHRSKKGGGEWEFFHLPKQWTIQYKDLTFNLKPFSFKHTGLFPEQATNWDWFSDKIKNAGRPVKVLNLFAYTGGATLAAAAAGASVTHVDASKGMVSWAKENAVSSGLGEAPIRWIVDDCVKFVEREIRRGNHYDAIIMDPPSYGRGPKGEIWKIEEAIHPLIKLCARLLSDRPLFFLVNSYTTGLAPAVLTYMIATELKRFGGTVDSQEVGLPVTDSGLVLPCGASGRWER; translated from the coding sequence ATGTGGATTGCTGACGGCTGGAAAGACTATGAGGTGCTTGATACCTCAGACGGAGAAAAACTGGAGCGCTGGGGAAAGTATATCCTTGTGCGGCCTGATCCCCAGGTGATCTGGGATACGCCGAAAAACAACCCCGGCTGGAAGAAAAAAAACGGACATTATCACCGCAGCAAAAAGGGCGGCGGTGAATGGGAATTTTTCCATCTGCCAAAGCAGTGGACGATTCAATATAAGGATCTGACATTCAACCTGAAACCATTCAGCTTTAAACATACCGGCCTTTTTCCGGAACAGGCCACAAACTGGGACTGGTTCAGTGATAAGATCAAAAATGCCGGACGGCCGGTCAAGGTCCTGAACCTGTTCGCCTATACCGGCGGAGCCACACTTGCCGCTGCCGCTGCGGGAGCAAGCGTCACACATGTCGATGCATCCAAGGGGATGGTCAGCTGGGCGAAGGAAAATGCTGTTTCATCAGGTCTCGGAGAAGCTCCTATCCGTTGGATCGTCGATGACTGTGTTAAATTTGTAGAACGCGAAATCCGGCGCGGAAATCATTACGATGCCATCATCATGGATCCCCCCTCCTACGGTCGTGGTCCAAAGGGCGAGATCTGGAAGATCGAGGAGGCAATTCACCCGCTGATCAAGCTGTGCGCACGCCTTTTAAGCGACAGACCGTTGTTTTTCCTGGTGAATTCTTATACTACGGGACTGGCCCCTGCCGTGCTTACTTATATGATCGCTACGGAATTGAAACGATTCGGCGGCACCGTTGACTCACAGGAAGTAGGGCTGCCGGTAACCG